In the Leptospira wolffii serovar Khorat str. Khorat-H2 genome, ACCTAGCGGAGAGATTGCCGGATAAAGAGAGACTTCTCCCGAGTTTGTCCGATTGATCGCGTTCACTCCGTAGCTTCCTCCTTCGTTGGAGACGTAGGCTAAGGCTTGGGTTTGGTTTGAGGAAAGGAGTCCCATCGCGACCATGGCTTCGGCGGTGCCAGAGCTTTTGGATACGGTGCAATTCGTAAGACATGAGAAAAATGAAATATAAAAAATCGTCCGTAAAGATTTCATAACGATTACCAATATGATTAATTTATTTAAGTCTTTCCGGAAGAGGAGGCGAGACAAGGATCGGTCGGCCTCGTTTTTTCCGGATAAAAAATCCGAGAATTAGAAAACGAGAATATATTGGATGCCGGTCCGAATCATGGAAGCAGGAAGGATAAGAGTTCCATCCTAATTCCGAAAAATGAGAGTCCGCCGGAAAACGGAACCTCACGCGCCCATTGGATCAATGTTCGGGAGGCCTTAGGAAAAGGAGGAAATGTCCCGGGAATAATTCCGGATCCGGACCGATCCAGAGTTCCGAGGAAATATAATACGGTTCCAAAGCGGAAGGCGAGACGCTCTTAAGATAAAAGGAGGAGAATAGAGTGCGGGCCTTCAAATTCTTATCATGTTTTTTGCAAGAACATGTGTGAAGATCGGTTTTTGCTTGGGAAGAATGGCAGTTCGGCACTTTTCCGATTTGGGAATCGGAATGCTCCTGAGAATCTTCCATCGTTTTTCCCTGGGATTGGAAGAAGCGATCCTCCGGACTCACGGAATGCGTTTCCTGAGAGGAGGCATGATTACAGGTGCAGATTAAACTTTCGTAATCGGCGTTTAGAAATGCGGAATATACAGATTGGGCCCCGAATGAGAATACGATGAAAAGGACGAAAGCCCGATTTCGGATCGAGAGCGCCATAAGGTCAACGTATCTGCAAATCCTAAGGAGGTCAATGAGAATGGGAGAATAGGAAGCTTGGAGAGACCTTCCGACTCTCTGATTTTTGTCAAAAGAACGGGAGGTGAATAATATTAATTATATATAATATTTATATGAACGAATTAGAATGTTTCTAAGGAGGTGCAAGGTTGCGATTCCTTGCGGCGGAAATGTGGCCGCACTTGTTGGTTTCGATTTGGAATTTTTCGGCTTCGCTGTAAGAGTATGGTGAATGAAGTGAGAATGAGCAGGCGATTCGTTGGGTTAAAATCGGTAGGTAAGTGCAGGAATCTGAACGAGCAAATCTTATGAAAGTCCGTGGCTCTGCTTTTTTGAACACTCCCCACCCCTTCGGAGCGCTCCTTAGTAAGCGAGAAGACGATCGCGTCGCGAATCGGTGCAATCGTAGATTGCAACCGAGACGGGCAATATAAATGTAACCCACTGAGCGATCGAAAGCTATTCTTTAAAAGCGCGCCCCACCCGAGTGGGTGGGGGCCGGTTGGTGGTACCGTTGCCGATTGTTCAAAGCTCTTATCATGAAAGGATCGGCTTGGCTACGAGAAAATTTGTTTGAGATTTGTGTAGGAACTCTTGGAATTCCATGCAATTGCTCGCTATATTCTTCGGGGACGCGATCTACGTTTGATTTAGCGCATCTCGGTTC is a window encoding:
- a CDS encoding LIC_11090 family protein, giving the protein MALSIRNRAFVLFIVFSFGAQSVYSAFLNADYESLICTCNHASSQETHSVSPEDRFFQSQGKTMEDSQEHSDSQIGKVPNCHSSQAKTDLHTCSCKKHDKNLKARTLFSSFYLKSVSPSALEPYYISSELWIGPDPELFPGHFLLFLRPPEH